Within the Butyrivibrio sp. AE3004 genome, the region AGCTGATGAGGGAAATCTGTTCGGCGAGGGTTGAAACCTTCCGAATTCGTCCATCTCATCATCCCCAAAAGGAATGTACTGATAATCCTGTCTTCTGCTTCCGGCATCGTTAGAATACCACTCAATATCCACTACTATGTATTCATAGCCGAATTCCTTAAGATGCTCGGCCATGTAATCAGCATTGGCCTTTATTTCCGCCTCTGTAACCTTCGTGTCATAGTAATCGTAGCTGTTCCAGCCCATAGGCGGACGCTTTGCAAAATCATTCTTTTTCATACTTTTTCTCCCCACTTCGTCCTAAATAATACTGTTTAAAGCATTTGTTAATACGTTAATTATGTCATAAAAAACGCTATTTAGTTATAATATTTTTATAAATATCTCATTAAAGAAAGTGCTGCTGTCTTTAATTACGCCCAGCCCCTAGATATCCATTCGGAAATGTTTGTTTTCGTCTGTGGTGTGATTTTCTAAGACTCATAAATGAATAGCGCTCTCCTCTCAGCGTTGTTCGAAACAGTCGAGCGCTATTCATTTCTTCATCTTGAAAATCATCATCCTCGTCCGAGAACTGCGCATTTCCAAACGGATAACTTGGGGCTGGGCTGTCTATGAAAAAAGATCAGCAAAAAGCAAAAATCGAACTTCGTATATTATGACTTTGTTGAAAAAAACTATAAGAACATATATAAAGTCTCATAAGTATGTGCAAGAAAAAAAGGTTTCGCTCAGATGATCGATCAATCATCTGGAGAGAAACCCTTTTTCATCTTCAATATTCAGTTGAATTCACAGGCTATGTAGGCGATACCATTCTCGTCCTCGTAGCAGGCAATGCCTATTTGGGTGGAACCGCTTAGAAGATTTGCCCTGTGAGAAGGACTAAGATACCAGGCAGCCAGAATATTGAGCGTACCCTTTTCTTCTTCCTTATCAGCTCTGGCAAGGTTCTCTCCGTTGATTCCTGAACCCACCGTATACCACGCACTACCATCCGGTCTTGTATGAGCAAATTTCGTCTTCAGTTCACCTGCTCTGATCGCTGCCGACTGGTTTAGCGAATCATTCACGGTAAAAGCAGGGAGACCCAGCTCACCTCTCAGTGCGTTCATATACGCAACTACCTCACCTGTGTTTACAGTTTGAGCCCGCACCGTAATCCCTTTGCTGATAAAAACCATTACTACCAGACAAGTGATAAAGTGCAGCTTAAAAAGTACAGTCCTTACATTATTCATTTGTTTTTCCCCCTCAACAAAATCTCTTTAATGTAAAGAAATTTCTTATGTATCTATTATCGTACAAAAATTTCAAAATATTATAAAATAATTGTAAATTTTTGCCAAAATATATTTTTTTGTGATTTTTATGCTATGAATCACAAATTCGCCACACTCTTTTTGTGCATTTTGTCATATTCTGTTGTTACGGAAAACTTCAAAGTGGATGTTAATTTGGATCCAAATTTTCATAGACAGCCCCAAAGGTGTCCATTGGGAAATGTGCAGTTCTCGGACGAGGCGATGATTTCCAAAATAAAAAAACAGATAAATGCCGATTGCTCTGAATAACATGAAATGAGGCATTTATCTGTTTTTGAATTTATGGAAATCACAACGCAGACGAAAACAAACATTTCCGCATGGATATCTTGGGGCTGTACGTAAAGGCTGCCACTAGTGTGACAGCCTCTCTCTTGTTTTTAGTATTTTGTTTCCTTAAAGCCCGGAACAAGCAGTATTCCTATACAAAGTACAGCACTTATGAATGCGATTATAAATAACCAGGTAGTTTCCGAACCGGAAATACTAAGCACATCATTAAGTCTGACGTTGTTACTGCCGACTATTTCCTGCTGCATCGGTTCATCGATTGCAGAAATCGTGTCAGAGGTTCCTGTTCCTACTCCTTCTCCCGCTTCCACCTCATCAACAATCTTACCCTGACTTATAACCACGGTATAATCTGAAAGATGGGATAGAGGGAATCTGGCATATCCGTCTCCACTAACCAGAGTATCTACATCTTTCACAAGTTCCTTAGTCTCTTCGTTATAGTAATACAGGGTTGCATTCATTCCACTGTATGACTCTCCTACAGGAATTGAAATTGTAGCGTCAAATCCTAAATCTCCCGATGACTTCGTTGAAAACTCCACGTGTGGGTAAACTGAAACAACCTCACTTAATACTGTAGCCGGAATGTTCTTACTTCCAAGTATAACACCCATATCCATATCCCTTAAGGTATCTGTATGGATGTCACCGCCCCTGATTTCCCACTTCACATCATCTGCCATCTCATATCTGGTTACAAGATCTTTTCTTCCCGCCAGATTTTGCAGATATGTCTGAGGAATTGTTGACATACCGCTCATCTCAATTTCAATTATTGATCCGATATCGGCTTTAACAATCTCAGAAGAAATGTTTTTCCAACCGCTTGTTTCAATAGGACCGATTTTGGTACTGCCTGTCGCATTGAGAATGTATGGCTCTCTGCTTATTTCCTTCTCTGCGATTATATCTTTGGCAGATCCTGATGTTCCTGATGATGAGGATTTATCATCTGTTCCCTTGCCATTTTCCTTGCCTTGACCTCCGGATGATTTAGAGCCGTCTCCTCCGGATCCTGCTCCTGCACCTGCACCTGCACCTGCGCCCGATCCTGATCCTGCACCGCCTTCGCCTGTGCCCTTTCCCGCATCACCTCCGCCGCCACCTGCTATACCGTTTGGTGCGGGGGTAAGACCTTCTGATTTATCCTTACCTTCAGCCTTTTTTGCTTCCTCCTTAATTTCTTCCGTAACTTTCTTATCTACCTCTGCTTTGAATATTTCACTTGTATTTTCCACCTTATCGACAGCCATTACAAAGAAGTCATACTCCTTTGTTTTATCAAGATCATTTAAAACGTATGCAGCAATATAGGCATTGTCCTTTGAGTCTGTTACCTTGATCCTGATACCGGTTTTCATGACGTCTTCCTTTGTAGGTACGTCGTACTGCTTGGAAATATCTTCCTTATCCTTTTCACGGTAGAACAGGATGAAATAATCTATTCCGCTAAGCTCATCGGTACCGCCAAGGGCTGCAACTCTTTTTCCTTCCTTGTCCTTTGTAATAAGTGCGGATACCACAACAGGTTTTTCTGTATCATATATTATTGCGCCTGTTGAAATAGGTGTTTCATTTCCTGCCTTATCATACAGTAATGCATAAATATAATTCTTTTTATCAACCGTAATTACAGGTTTGTTTTTTGAAGAATAGGTCTTCCATGCGGTCGTATCATTAGCTGTGGCAGTTTTCAGTTCAGCTAAGGATGAATAAAATTTATCACTTATGTAATACTTAATGTAATCTTTTCCCGAAAGCTCATCCTCAAGAGAAATTTTGATTGTCTTTTCTTTTGCGGTACAAAATGCTGTTTCATCCTTTTTTCTGAATTTCTTACTTGTGTATTTATCTACTACTATTTTTCCGGTAGGCGCCTGTTTATCAATGTTGATGTTTAGTTGATAATTCTTTACCGTAGTAGAGTTTTTAAAATCAACCGATAATGAGTTTTTACCCTCATTCGTTATCTTTAGTGATTTAGCGTAATCATCTCTGCCATGGATACTGAGCATGTAGCCCGGTGCAGTTATCTCGACATCTGTATTAAACCATTCCTTATAGCTTCCGCCGTTATAAAGAACTCCGATATCGGTTCCTATGTAAATATCAAGTCCTGTAACCTTAATCGGAATCTCTGTCACAGTGTCGATTCCGGAAGCATCCATGAAATAGATTGTAAAGCTCTGATTGGTTCCTATGACTTTTCGAATGTAGTATTCGGCTTGAACTTTTGTAATAGTTCCGTTTGTTTCCTCAACCCTTGTCACTTTAAAGTCATCAGCACGAAGGTTTACACTACCCTCGTAGTATGAACTCATAGTGGGTTTTCCGTCATATAAAAGCTCAGGATATATAATGGAAACATCCTGCAGTTTTTGCATGATAGTTTTGCCTGTCTCTTTGTTTTTAAAGTACAGTACTACTTCCTGGTTTTTGCCCTTCTTATCATAGTTGACAAAATTTTTAAAAGCTGCACCCGGATCTGTTGAAATAGTATAATTCAGATCAACAGGATTTATTACTACAGATTGAACGTAGAGATCCTTTTTTACTGCTTCATTGTTGTAGGTAACTTCCAACGGCGGAACCACAACATCTTTTTCCAACACTCCGGTAAAGTTTCCCTTACCTTTTATTCTCAGCTTATAGCTGTCATCTGTGGAAGCAGCTGCGGGATTTGGTATATCCGGGACCTCGATATCATAGTCCTTACCCTCTTCAAGCTTATAAGTATCTCCCGAAGGTCTTTTATAAGTAACGGATATAATATCACTGTAGTTCGTAACCTTTTCGTAGTTAATATTGCCTAAGTAGAGAACATTTTCATCAATCGAAACTGTGATATCTTCGTCGCTCAATTCTCTGGGGCTTATTGAAGTCGTAAAATCCTTCGAAAGTTTCTTTGTATCCGTGCCCGAAGTATATTCTATTTCGTATGTAACATTTAAATCTATTCCGGCATCCGTAAAATAAAAGCTCTGCAAATCGGTAATTCGCTTAACAGAATCCACACCGGTAGTTCCGACAGCCGGGTCTGCAATGTTTTTCAAGATCAGCTGAGGCTCAGTGTTATATATAAGTCCTGTTGCAACCTCCAGAGGTTCGTCAAAGAACTCGGTAAAAGCATGGTCTCCTATTTCAATCGCAGAGGCGATAAGCTTTACCTTTTTTCCTGTTGTGGAATTCTGAAGATAAACAGTAGGAGATGTCATTCCGGCTTCAGTGTAAATAAGAGAACTTGTGTAGCTTCCATCCTCTGAAAGGCTAATCTCATAACCGTCAGCAGAAAGCTCTACCTTACCCGCATAACTGCTCTCCTTTTCTTTCACACCGTTGTAGTACATCGTCACATCACTTACAACTATCTTCTTAGTAATAGTTCCTGTGAAGTTTCCCGAGCCCGTATAAGTGATAGTATATTCACTTCCGACTTCCGGTATTGAAGGTATGGATAGCTTATCCACGTCTGTTGTATAATCTGTTCCTTCTGTCAACATCGTGTCGTTGAAGCTGATGCTGAAAGGATCTGACGTAAATCCAAATGAGGATTCTGCATAGTCTATATCGCCTGACGAATTAATGCTCACCCCTTCTGCTGCAGTAAACTTAAGCAAATCAGCTGCCAAAGCATCAGGAAGGGATATTATTGGTGCATCTTCACCGAGTGGATACAGAGAATTGATATCTGTACTTGGCTCATCGGCTTCCTCTTCTGTATCAGAAGGATCAGGAATCAGACCCTCAGTATTGGTGTTTTCCTCCGAATTTGGATCAAAAGGATCCTCTTCATTATTTCGGGGATCCATGCCTCTCTCAAATTCCTCATTTTCGGGATCTAAGGCATCCTCATTTCCTTCTTCGTCAAAAGGATTGATTCTTCTATTCTGAAACTCTTCATTGTTATCCGATAATAAAGAGTCACTGTATTCATCAGCTTGTGTAACATCCATTACGCTTCCGCACACAAGACATACATTTTCACTGTTATACGTATGTGCTTCGGTTTTGGGATAATCCCTGCAGCCCTCAACCCCACAGGTAATGGTATGTGTACCGTCACCGTTATCGGTTGCGGATATATTATGCAAATGTTCTTCATACTCATCTGCAGAAGCAAACATGGAACCTATACCGGTACTTGTAGAAACAAGGCATATAACCACAAGCCCGATAAAGACTCTCTTTGCGCCGTTTTTCAGGCTTTTGAATTGTTTTCCGATCATAAAAAAACTCCCCCTCTTTGGCCTAAGGATGTAACATTTGTCCTTATGCCAGGCCTACGTCCTCTGCGTAGGGTTCAAAATCTGATTTTGTAAATACTTTTCCTACTTTTACGAATTCATACTTTACGGCATTGAGATAATGCTTCATGTGCACCTGTCCGTCCGAATCCGGATCTGCAGCCGCAAGGAACGCAGCATTAAGTACACAGTTCTTTATATTACCGCCTACAAACTCAAACTTTTCAGCGAGGAATCTTATATCCACATCCTCAGAGAGCGGTGTATCCTTCGGTATTGTTGTTCTCCATAGTCTCTCTCTTGTATCAGGATCGGGGAACTGGAATTCAACAATATATTTCATTCTTCTGAAAAATGCCGGGTCTATGTTGTGCTTATAGTTGGTTGCCAGTACCGATACACCATCATAGGCCTCAACCTCCTGCAGAAGAAGGGCTGTTTTATTATTATTTGAGGACTGATTACTTCCACCGTCATCGGACCTCTTTGCAAACAACGTATCACATTCATCAAAGAAAAGAACGACATTACATTTTTTAGCTTCCCTGAATATCATGGAAATTGATTTCTCGGTTTCACCCACATATTTATCAATAACCTTGGAAAGATCCACACGATATAATTCCAGATTCAGTTCACGGGCTATAACCTGGGCACACATGGTTTTTCCTGTTCCCGGTGCACCGAATAAAAGTATGGACAGGCCTCGTCCGTACGGATACTTTGTTGTATAATTCCAATTCTCGTAAACCTGCTTTCTGAAATTCATCTGATCAATAGCATGAAGCAAAGTTTCCTTTTGAGTCGCATTCATGACAATATCTTTGAAGGTGAATTTTGTTTCAATCTTGGTTGCCTTTTGCGTAAGCTCGGAGCTCATCTGCGCATAGCAGCCTTTAAACAAAGAGTCACGTGATATAGCAGTCTCATTTGCCATGTTTGAAAGAGCCTTTGCTTTAACGAGTGCATCATGAATCTTGCCCGGAGTAAAGAGAAATTTGGTTGCCATCTCCAGAAGATCTATATCCTCAGCAAGCGTATAATCCTTTGAAAAGTATTCCCAGCAGGTCTGCCGCTCACCCGTACTGGGTGTTGGCAGCTCAAGATCTGTATACTGCACTCTTGTAACTTCTCTGAAATCAATAAACAGCTTACTCATTGCAAATACAAGAATGTTTCTCTCAGTAAGTCTTGCCAGAGCAAGATCCATATACCCGAAAAATTTTTCCCTGGCTTCATCCCTGAAGTACAGTTCCGTGAGACAGCAGCAGGCTTTTGCCAGAATGCATTCTCTTGTAACCGACCAGAGTGCCCTGTCCACAAATGAATAATCATAATTAAACAGCTTTTTACAGTTAATCGTAATCGCTTTAAGTCCGTTTTCATTACAAAACTGTTTTACGAAAAATCTTCTTCCGCTTCCTTCATCGCCATAATAATAGAAAAACCTGATGCCGTCGGAATATGAAATTTTCATGGCATTTAGTATTCCTTCGTTTGCCAATACGGGATCAAGCGGCTTATCATCGGTGAGCATATTAATAAAACGATTGTAATTCTCATCAAGAAGAAGAGGATTTCTTCCAAACAGATAATCAATAATCCTCTTATCCGGAGATACAACCGTTGAAAAAGGCATGCTGTTCATAACCTGGAGTGGAAGCACCGGAAGGAGCTGCTCAAGGCATGCACTCATATCACCATATGCTCTTGTAATGGAAAATTCCGACCCGAAGAAAACCTTTGCTGCCGATTCTATCGTGGGCGACGAAAGTGATACATTTTCATTTACTATGTGAAATACCCCGGCATAATCAGTCTGTGTTGACGATAGTATGCCACAGGCAAAGCAGAACTTTGTGAACGGTTCAAAATTCAATCTCTTGCATAATTCATAAAAAGGAAGAGCTATTCCTTCCTTCAAGGTAAGCTCCGCTCTCTCATCTATGATCTGCATTCTTTTTAAAACAGGAAGTGCTGCGTCTTCTTTAACCTCATCCCATATAGATACGGGAGCCTGTTCTTCCTTCTTTTCTTTGGAACCTTCAGCAGACAAATTTGCAAGAAGTCTTAAGAGAACCTCATCATCTTCGTCAGTATTATCAGCAGATGATGTCTGTTCCCTCTTCTTATGCTCTTCATCCCCGGATACGTCAGCACTTTTCTTTGTAGCATTCTTTACAGCAGTCCCCTCAAATCGCTCTTTGTATGAAGCAGTCAGACTGTTCTTACAGGTCTCTCCTGCCAGCTCAATATCAGGGTAAAGTACATTCTTATAACCGCCTTCACCGTTTGCAAATGTCACCTTCATCTCTGAAATATATTCATCGAGGCAGCTGTTAACGCAGTCAAAAATGTACTGCATGTATTCACGATAATCGCTAAATGGTTTATTGTTTGTGGTATCTTTGTAGCTTCCCATAAAGCCCCCCTCATCTGTAACCACATAATTTATTTAGTCCTAAATACCGCTTCCTTGTCAAATACACTCTCTTTTGTATCTATTCCTGTCTGCTTTGTAATATCAAACACATCGTTTTCACCTTTGTTGATAAATTCAGCAGGCTTTCTTACATCATATAAATAAGTCTCTTCCTCTTCTTCGCCTAAGGCAGGAGACTTTTTTTCCTTTTCGGCCTTTTTGACCATTTTTCCAAGTCTGTCATCAAGATTGAAAGTCATGGCATTTTCCCCTCGATGCCTCAGTAAGGAAGTTCTTCATCCGGTGCCTCAACCCTTTCTGCATATCCTGCAGGAAAGTAACTCTCAGGAACCTCCTCAAGGGACAAATACTGTGTTGAAAGATATCCCTCCAAACCATTCACAGTAATAATCTTGCACCATTTACTTCCGGGTTTTAATACATAGCCGGAGGTTGATTTATTAAGTTTCTTCAAAATAGGAGCACTTTCCGAAGGCTCCCCTCTAAGTCTCAGGGCATTTTTTTCCGTAGCCACAGTATACATAAAATATCTCACCCCGGCTTTGGTCTTAGTCTTCTCTGGCTCTGGCTCTTCAGGTGTTTCTTCAACTACAGGCTCTTCAGTTTTTTCAGGTTCTTTAGTTTCCTCAGCCTCTATCGTTTCGTCCGTTTGTGAAGCATCCTCATTAAGTGTTTCTTCTTCATCATCAAGAACCTGTTCATTCCTGGTTATATTAGGTTCTATATTTTTTTCCTGAACATCTTCTCCTACTACAGTATCAACAAGAGCTGCGGTAGTTGCGCCGTAGGAATCTCTGTTCCTTTTCTTAAGATCACCTCTCATAGATAGCATAATAAGTGAGCCCAATCCTATAACAAGAAAGAATGCAAATAAAAAAAGAAAAATTCTCTGATTGTTTTTCATACCACCCTCACGCAAAAAATTTTAGTCTAAGTAATAATCAGTTTGTCGGAAGCTGTATATAAATTCCCATACCGTTGCCTTCAGGACTTCTGGCATATATTGTGCCCCCGTAATGTTCCACAATGGCCTTTGCCTGTGTAAGCCCCAGTCCGTTTCCGCTGATTCTGTTTGACCCCTGGAAATTCAATTCAAATATATGCTTTGTCTCATTTTCAGGAAGTCCTTTTCCCGTATCCTTCAGTACTATAAATATATCGTTATCAATAGTGGAAATAGTTATTACCAGATTTCCCTGAGTCTGCATGTACTTAATGGAATTATCTATTATGTTTCTAAACATAATAAGCAGTCTCTTTTTTGAAGCATGTACCATAAGCTTTTCGGATGCACTTGATATAGTTATTCTGAGACCGACTTTTTTTGCAGCCTCCGAAAGCTCATTTATCGCCGCTTTAGCAATTTCTATAATATCCACATTGGCAGTATCATCATCATCCGGCGGAAGAAGACTGTCAAACTCTCCTCCTTCCTTAACTGAGTTTCCTTTAAACTCTTCAAGCTCATCCTTTGCTTCTTTAACAGACATCTGCGCAAGAGCAAGATCATCACCAAGTCTCCCTATCGTAAGCTGGCGTTTTTCAAGCTCCTCATCTTTTTCCTTGATCAATGTCTCATAATCATTTTTAAGCTGTGTCTTCTCAGCAGTAAGAATACCGATTTCCTGCTGAAGATGTTCAGCTCCGGTATAGTCATTGCGTATCTTGAAGCATGAATAAGCAAACGCACACATACTTATGGCAAAAATAATCAGCATAAGTAACACAACAGTTGTATTAAAAAAGAAAAATCCTGCAACTGTCAACGCGTAAGAAATACAGGCTGCAATTAAAGAGATTTTTTGCCTGTTTGTCATTTATGATGTCCCCCTTATTTTTTCATATCTAAATTTATTCTTCGCCTCCCGGGCCTTTTAGCGGCGTCTATGTCATGCGTAGCCATGACCACCGTTACCCCCTGTCTGTTAATTACCTCAAGAAGTCTGTTCAGCTCTTCCGAAGAAGTCGGATCAAGATTGCCTGTCGGCTCATCCACAAGAAGGAGTCTCGGATTATTTATGATTGCCCTGGCAAGACATACCTTCTGTTGCTCTCCCCCCGAGAGTTCCTTCGGATATCTCTTGTGAAGTCTGTCAATCCCAAGCATTGTAAGTACATTAACAATTTTTTTACCGGCTTCTTTTCTGGAGCCACCGGTAGCCAGAATTGCAGTTACCAGATTATCATAAACCGTTTCACTCTGGATCAGTCTGAAGTCCTGAAAAAGAACCCCAATTCCTCTCCGGTAAAATGGTATCTGCTTTGTACTTATCTTGGAAATATCCTTACCGTCAACTAATATGGTTCCGCTCTGAGGTTCAACCTCCTTAAGGATCATTTTTATAAGAGTGGATTTACCGCTTCCGCTCTCACCTGTAAGCACAACAAACTCACCGTCTTCGATTATTTCATTGAAATTCTCGTAGACATTGGTGATCTGCCCGCCTGCAACATATTCTTTTTTTACATGGTTAAATGAAATCATTGTATGTTAAATATCCCATCAAAACCCGTAACCCTGAATACCTCTTTGACTCCGGGTGAACAGTCCGTGATAATAAGCTTCCCACCTTTTGAGGTCGCAGTTTTAGTACCAATAAGCAATGCCCTGAGTCCCGCACTTGATATGTAGGGTACATCATTCATATTAAGTATTATATTTTTACTCTTTTGAAAGGTTTTAAGAATTACGTTCTGAAATTCATCCGAGTTCAACGTTTCAACCCTTCCGTGAATTGTCAGCGTAATCAAATCTCCCGTCATTTTCTCATCTACTGTCATGTTCTTATTTCCTACCGTCATGTAATAATGTCAGATCAGAGTAATAGTCCCGTCATACATGGCTTCTTCATCAAGTACAAGATGCTTCTCGGAAGGTATTGCTGCGTTCAGATCAAGGTAGCTGT harbors:
- a CDS encoding ATP-binding protein, with the translated sequence MGSYKDTTNNKPFSDYREYMQYIFDCVNSCLDEYISEMKVTFANGEGGYKNVLYPDIELAGETCKNSLTASYKERFEGTAVKNATKKSADVSGDEEHKKREQTSSADNTDEDDEVLLRLLANLSAEGSKEKKEEQAPVSIWDEVKEDAALPVLKRMQIIDERAELTLKEGIALPFYELCKRLNFEPFTKFCFACGILSSTQTDYAGVFHIVNENVSLSSPTIESAAKVFFGSEFSITRAYGDMSACLEQLLPVLPLQVMNSMPFSTVVSPDKRIIDYLFGRNPLLLDENYNRFINMLTDDKPLDPVLANEGILNAMKISYSDGIRFFYYYGDEGSGRRFFVKQFCNENGLKAITINCKKLFNYDYSFVDRALWSVTRECILAKACCCLTELYFRDEAREKFFGYMDLALARLTERNILVFAMSKLFIDFREVTRVQYTDLELPTPSTGERQTCWEYFSKDYTLAEDIDLLEMATKFLFTPGKIHDALVKAKALSNMANETAISRDSLFKGCYAQMSSELTQKATKIETKFTFKDIVMNATQKETLLHAIDQMNFRKQVYENWNYTTKYPYGRGLSILLFGAPGTGKTMCAQVIARELNLELYRVDLSKVIDKYVGETEKSISMIFREAKKCNVVLFFDECDTLFAKRSDDGGSNQSSNNNKTALLLQEVEAYDGVSVLATNYKHNIDPAFFRRMKYIVEFQFPDPDTRERLWRTTIPKDTPLSEDVDIRFLAEKFEFVGGNIKNCVLNAAFLAAADPDSDGQVHMKHYLNAVKYEFVKVGKVFTKSDFEPYAEDVGLA
- a CDS encoding STAS domain-containing protein, whose translation is MTVGNKNMTVDEKMTGDLITLTIHGRVETLNSDEFQNVILKTFQKSKNIILNMNDVPYISSAGLRALLIGTKTATSKGGKLIITDCSPGVKEVFRVTGFDGIFNIQ
- a CDS encoding CAP domain-containing protein, with translation MNNVRTVLFKLHFITCLVVMVFISKGITVRAQTVNTGEVVAYMNALRGELGLPAFTVNDSLNQSAAIRAGELKTKFAHTRPDGSAWYTVGSGINGENLARADKEEEKGTLNILAAWYLSPSHRANLLSGSTQIGIACYEDENGIAYIACEFN
- a CDS encoding sensor histidine kinase, translated to MTNRQKISLIAACISYALTVAGFFFFNTTVVLLMLIIFAISMCAFAYSCFKIRNDYTGAEHLQQEIGILTAEKTQLKNDYETLIKEKDEELEKRQLTIGRLGDDLALAQMSVKEAKDELEEFKGNSVKEGGEFDSLLPPDDDDTANVDIIEIAKAAINELSEAAKKVGLRITISSASEKLMVHASKKRLLIMFRNIIDNSIKYMQTQGNLVITISTIDNDIFIVLKDTGKGLPENETKHIFELNFQGSNRISGNGLGLTQAKAIVEHYGGTIYARSPEGNGMGIYIQLPTN
- a CDS encoding SH3 domain-containing protein; protein product: MKNNQRIFLFLFAFFLVIGLGSLIMLSMRGDLKKRNRDSYGATTAALVDTVVGEDVQEKNIEPNITRNEQVLDDEEETLNEDASQTDETIEAEETKEPEKTEEPVVEETPEEPEPEKTKTKAGVRYFMYTVATEKNALRLRGEPSESAPILKKLNKSTSGYVLKPGSKWCKIITVNGLEGYLSTQYLSLEEVPESYFPAGYAERVEAPDEELPY
- a CDS encoding cell division ATP-binding protein FtsE; translated protein: MISFNHVKKEYVAGGQITNVYENFNEIIEDGEFVVLTGESGSGKSTLIKMILKEVEPQSGTILVDGKDISKISTKQIPFYRRGIGVLFQDFRLIQSETVYDNLVTAILATGGSRKEAGKKIVNVLTMLGIDRLHKRYPKELSGGEQQKVCLARAIINNPRLLLVDEPTGNLDPTSSEELNRLLEVINRQGVTVVMATHDIDAAKRPGRRRINLDMKK